From a region of the Fusobacterium periodonticum ATCC 33693 genome:
- a CDS encoding polysaccharide deacetylase family protein, translating into MNILMALSQLEITGAEVYATTIADELIERGNKVYIVSDTLTTPTKAEYIKLEFNKRSLIKRIEHIKFLYKLIKEKDIQIVHAHSRASSWSCQVACKLAGIPLVTTTHGRQPIHFSRKLIKAFGDYSIAVCENIKKHMVNDIGFSEDKISVILNPVNYKKLDLEKKLNDKKVISIIGRLSGPKGDVAYDLLSILSDDELLKKYKVRLIGGKELPERFVKFKEKDIEFIGYVPNIQEKIFESDIVIGAGRVAFEALLNKSSLIAVGETEYMGFINKESLDRSLASNFGDIGSMKYPKIEKDILLNDIKKALELSETEKEELKNIIFNETNLHNIVDRIEKKYFELYVDKTKYEVPVIMYHRVINNSEDEGVHGTYIYENIFREHMQYLKDKNYTVITFKDLDKISWRNRFEKDKKYIILTFDDGYKDNYDLAFPILKEFGFKATIFLMGSSTYNEWDVKASGEKEFPLMSVDMIKEMQDYGIEFGAHTFNHPKINTLSNDEIEHQIIDVKKPLEEKIGKEIITFAYPYGILNDYAKEMAKKAGYTFALATDSGSVCLSDDLYQIRRIAIFPNTNLFSFKRKVAGNYNFIKIKREEKNRSKK; encoded by the coding sequence ATGAATATACTTATGGCATTATCTCAACTTGAAATTACAGGAGCTGAAGTTTATGCAACAACCATTGCAGATGAACTTATAGAGAGAGGAAATAAAGTTTATATAGTTTCTGATACTCTAACAACTCCTACAAAGGCTGAATATATAAAGCTAGAATTCAATAAGAGAAGTTTGATTAAAAGAATAGAACATATAAAATTTTTATATAAACTTATAAAAGAAAAAGATATACAGATAGTTCATGCTCATTCAAGAGCATCTTCTTGGAGTTGTCAAGTTGCCTGTAAATTAGCAGGAATACCACTTGTTACAACAACTCATGGAAGACAACCTATACATTTTAGTCGTAAACTTATTAAGGCTTTTGGAGATTATTCTATAGCTGTCTGTGAAAATATTAAAAAACACATGGTAAATGATATAGGATTTTCAGAAGATAAGATTTCAGTTATTTTAAATCCTGTAAATTATAAGAAGTTAGATTTAGAAAAAAAATTAAATGATAAAAAAGTTATTTCAATAATAGGTAGACTTTCAGGACCAAAAGGAGATGTTGCCTATGATTTACTTAGTATTTTATCAGATGATGAATTATTAAAAAAATATAAAGTTCGTCTTATAGGTGGAAAGGAACTGCCAGAAAGATTTGTAAAATTTAAAGAAAAAGACATAGAATTTATTGGATATGTTCCTAATATACAAGAGAAGATTTTTGAGTCTGACATAGTAATTGGAGCAGGTAGAGTAGCTTTTGAGGCTTTACTAAATAAATCTTCTTTAATTGCTGTTGGTGAAACAGAATATATGGGCTTTATTAACAAAGAAAGTTTAGATAGGTCTTTAGCTTCAAATTTTGGTGATATTGGTTCTATGAAGTATCCTAAGATTGAAAAAGACATTCTTTTAAATGATATTAAAAAGGCCTTAGAACTTTCTGAAACTGAAAAAGAAGAATTAAAAAATATTATATTTAATGAGACAAATTTACATAATATAGTTGATAGAATAGAAAAGAAATATTTTGAACTATATGTTGATAAGACAAAGTACGAAGTTCCTGTAATTATGTATCATAGAGTGATAAATAACTCAGAAGATGAAGGAGTACATGGAACATACATCTATGAAAATATCTTTAGAGAACATATGCAATATCTAAAAGATAAGAATTATACAGTTATCACTTTTAAAGATTTAGATAAAATATCTTGGAGAAATAGATTTGAAAAAGATAAAAAATATATAATTTTAACTTTTGATGATGGTTATAAGGATAATTATGATTTAGCTTTCCCTATATTAAAAGAATTTGGCTTTAAAGCTACTATATTTTTAATGGGAAGTTCAACATATAATGAATGGGATGTTAAAGCTAGTGGTGAAAAAGAATTTCCTCTTATGTCAGTTGATATGATAAAAGAGATGCAGGATTATGGAATAGAGTTTGGAGCTCATACTTTTAATCACCCTAAGATTAACACATTATCAAATGATGAAATTGAGCATCAAATTATAGATGTTAAAAAACCTTTGGAAGAAAAAATAGGAAAAGAAATTATAACTTTTGCTTATCCTTATGGTATTTTAAATGATTATGCTAAGGAAATGGCTAAAAAAGCAGGTTATACTTTTGCTTTAGCAACAGACTCAGGTTCTGTTTGTCTATCTGATGATTTATATCAAATAAGAAGAATTGCAATTTTTCCTAATACCAATCTTTTTAGCTTTAAAAGAAAGGTTGCAGGAAATTATAATTTTATTAAAATTAAAAGAGAAGAAAAGAATAGGAGTAAAAAATGA
- a CDS encoding MipA/OmpV family protein, which yields MKKYLLTIMALFSVIAVANDDFKASVTAAYGTRTSIYKGREEYGIPIFPSFSYQNLYLKGSEIGFKFFDYDRFNSSIYVDLLDGYSIKGSRMDTGYKSINRRRYQQAVGLQANFKLNEISENLTLTPSFSIGNRGSKTGLGLSYLYMPQENIIISPSVNVKYLSNKYTDYYFGVDRDELGGSIRNEYNPDGAFEFGAGLYGEYYFTKNISALAYVNMKQYSSEVTKSPITEDRIITNVGAGLKYTF from the coding sequence ATGAAAAAATATTTATTAACAATTATGGCTTTATTTAGTGTAATTGCTGTAGCAAATGATGATTTTAAAGCTTCAGTTACAGCTGCTTATGGAACAAGAACATCAATATATAAAGGAAGAGAAGAATATGGAATTCCAATATTTCCTAGTTTTAGTTATCAAAACTTATATCTTAAAGGAAGTGAAATAGGTTTTAAGTTTTTTGATTATGATAGATTTAATTCAAGTATCTATGTGGATTTATTAGATGGATATTCAATAAAAGGTTCAAGAATGGATACTGGATATAAGAGCATAAATAGAAGAAGATATCAACAAGCAGTAGGTTTACAAGCTAATTTTAAACTTAATGAAATTTCTGAAAATCTTACTTTAACACCTTCTTTCAGTATAGGAAATAGAGGAAGTAAAACAGGTTTAGGTTTATCTTATTTATATATGCCACAAGAAAATATTATAATCAGTCCATCAGTAAATGTAAAATATCTTTCTAATAAATATACAGATTATTATTTTGGAGTAGATAGAGATGAACTTGGTGGAAGTATAAGAAATGAATATAATCCTGATGGTGCTTTTGAATTTGGAGCAGGACTTTATGGAGAATACTATTTTACAAAAAATATATCAGCTCTTGCCTATGTTAATATGAAGCAATATTCTTCAGAAGTTACAAAATCTCCAATAACAGAAGATAGAATAATAACTAATGTTGGAGCAGGTTTAAAATATACATTCTAA